The DNA sequence TAAGAACATAACCTTAAGTTaatattttctttatatatGCATACAGATGCACATGTATTTTGCTATATAGATTCTGCAgggcaacaaaaaaaaaatagtaaattgTTCCTGCATCATATTGAATTTATGACATTGTTACTCAGGAGAACATCTGAAGttctttttgttgattttacaGGGCCGCTTTGAGATACTTTCCTTGTCAGGATCTTATATACCAACTGAGAATGCAGGAACAAAGAGCAGATCCGGTGGCATGAGTGTTGCTTTGGCAGGTCCAGACGGTAGAGTGGTTGGGGGTGGACTTGCTGGTATGCTGATCGCTGCTGGCCCCGTGCAGGTAACATCATTATACAATTATACACGCGTTTAAAAAGTTATTTTTATGATCAAGTAATCTAGTACTTTGCTATTATGTCAGAAATTAGTTGTGGTAATGTAGTTTACTCTCTAAAAACAAGTTCTGTAATTCATGTTATCCTCCAAACTGTTTTGACTGCATCAGGTTGTGGTGGGCAGTTTTCTGCAAGGTCACCAGCTGGAACAGAAGCCAAAGAAGCAGAGAGTCGAGCCTGTATCATCGTCAATTGTCCCTATCATTGTCAATGCTGTTTCTGGTGAAGAAATGAAGGTCTATGGCGGAGTAAAGCCCATTCTGACAGCTCCTTCCTTCCACGGAGACCAATCAAATTCTCCGAATCCCATGCACAGCTTCAAGAACTCTGCTTCTGAGAGTAAATCATTGTTGTCGGAAGAGGATTCTAAAGGCTCTGGTCAAGCAAACTGTGAAGTTTCTTATTGATCATGCTTGCTCCTTTCATGTGATGGTTGTATCTTAATTGTTTTGTTCAGACTGAGTGACATCTAGGCTCTATCAAACCTGTCTGACTATTTTCTGAAGGACAAACTAGGCTTAACGTACCTCGTGTTGGTTTTAACCCCGAGTCGGTAGTCTTTTGTATTAGGTTTTAGGTTGGTCTCTTGATCGTGATCAGGCTCGCCACGGACGTGGCTGTTGTATCCATGTATTTCTACTTTCTAGTGTTGTATGATATAGCATTTTTAGATGTATGAAAAACATGACTGGTCATTTGTCCCTTCAAGTTCTTATTATCTGAAAGTTGGAATATGAATGGATGTTGTGACTCTTTGCTCACGAACCTGAAGTGCTTTAAACGTTCAAAAGCGCTTATGAACATAAGTGCTTCTTTCTTATTGTGCATTCTTGTGAATGATTTTTCTTTACATTGCTACAGTTGAGTAACTTGAGTTCCATTACTGCAACACAAAATTGCTGCCTAGAATACACATGAAGTTGTCAGCACTTCTGCTTTCCATGCCTTATTAACCTTTTCTATAAACTCTTCTGCTCTTGTCCTCAGCTCATCGTCAGTGTCAGTTTCATCATCGTCGCTATCTCCATCGGTGCTGCTGAATTCACCATCATCAGCTGCTGCATTCTGTTCATTTGACACTAATTCACTGACCTGCATCAAGGCATTCTTCTCCTTCCACGCGTGTTTCGCCCTCGTGCCTTGTTCATCATCCGCACTCTTGCTGGGGGCCGTTGTGACGCGAATTATGCTCCGTTCATCGTTGTTGGAGACGGGTCTCGATCCCACGAGGATGATGACTATGATCAAGTTGCAGAAGCAGAAGATGAACACAGAGTTGGAAGCTGCCTGAGTGATTAATTGTAGTGTAGAATCAAGCATTGTgaaggatgagagagagagagagagagagagagagaggggtttgGATGGAAGAAAGAGTTGGGGTGGGAAGCTTTATGTAGCATATTATCATTATGGGGCCTATTTTtccattaattaatttaatgaaaagGCCTCATCACATCCACATCACTATTCCTGGTTTTATGGCACTTAATTGTCTTCaactttcttgttttcttttcttatatCCACGGAAGAcggaaaatttgaattttgaatctcTTTCAACGTTAAAGTATTACCTAACTAAGAGTGAGTTGGCATATATGTGTTAAGGTAGTTGCACACGACATTATGTTGCCCTTTGAACCCCAGTTTGCATTCCCGCTTTCTAACTATTCCCATAATTTGGAATATttacttttgtaaaagaaaaaggaaaacccGAATTGCTTTTGCCCTTTGCACCCATGTACATGATCTTGATTAAATTATAAGACATTTATATCAATGTTTAATTAGAGCCAATGAAAAGAGattttaagaagaagaaaaagcatAGAGTATTTGGAGTTAACAGAAGTCTTGACATAAAATTGTGTGCAGTGAcgttttataatttataaagCAGACCTCAACTAATAGAAtaatgctttgttgttgttgtgttaTATCGATTTTTAATTGCCGTCCTACCCAACCTAAAATTGACTAAATTAGCTAGATGTTGACAAACTACAACATTAGGTAATTATGTGAAAGAGACTAATAAGAATAGTCTAAATTAAATCACTTTTGATTACAAACTTGCTTGGAAATTGATGTGGAGACCAACAGATACAAAGACAGGCAATAGCATTGACTTGGCTATCAAATAGACAGCTTTCTTATAACTGGCAACATTATTTGAAATCTTAAAATGTTGAAGTTGTCTCACGTCGAAAGATGGAAATCTAGCGTAAGTACTCCACCTTGAACTTTTCCGCTtattatcaattgattttgAGAGAGAGCTTAATAAACGCTTTGTAAGAATGTTTATTGTTGAGTTGGGAAGTGATAAAAAGTTGTATGATGGCCCCAAATACAAAAGCGaagataagaaaagttgaacaTCTTATACAATTCAGATTTGGTCCAGACTCTGAATCTTTCAGTCTGAGCCTACAAACCAAAAAATCTGGACCGTTCAAGAGAGGGACAGAGATCCGAATGTTTGGTTTGTGTGAGATGACCCACAGAGAAAGGTTAATGGAGACCCTAAGATTTAAAATGAGTGGTCTGAATTTCTCGAACCGTCAGTTTCAGACTACAAGATTCGAAGAGGATCTTGATTCCTTATATCATGCAGCTTACGAAAGAATATGCCATTTATCCATGTGACTTGAGAATCATAGGCATTTCTGTAAGGACTACCAATTCTAAGAAAGTGTCATTCCGAATGAATAAAATTAGGGTTGGAAAAGGGCCATTGCTCATTCTTAAAATCGACATTCTTAAGACTAGAGAGTCGAATGAAAAAAGAAGCGAAATATTTTGTAGTTTCCTCAGTAGATAAACTCATTTTTACAAATGTACAAAATTTCAAGCTTGATAAAGCCTGCTAGATTAAATGGGAGGTTATCAACAACTCTGCCCTCCATCCTCTGTTAACTTTTTCAATGAACTCCTCCGCTCTTCTCCTCAGCTCATCTTCACTGTCACACTCCTTGCTTTCATTGTGATCATCACTGCTGCCGTTGTCATCTCCGGCAGCGGCAAGTTCTACCTCAGGATTCGCCACTTGGCCGAAAACAATTGGTGATTTGATCATGGAACCTTCCTCCTGCTCACATTTACCATCTTCAACTTGCTTATGATCATTTGTGTTTCTGTTTTTGTAGCTGCTGGTGACAACCGAGACGGGAATTTCACTTTCTTGATCAAAGTAAGAACCGGGTTTCGATCCCATGAGGATCATGACTATGATCAAGTTGCAGAAGCAGAAAACGTAAAGAGAGTTGGAAGCGGCCTGAGTGAGCAAGTCCAATGTAGAATCCAACATGGTTGAACAAACAACTCGTAAGATTGGATTGGACTGGATAACTTTCGAGCACGAGCGAGGAGAAGATGGGTTTATGGTGGTGTTAGAAGAAGGAAATGAGGGTATTTACAAGTACTGGTGTGGGGATTGAAAGAAGTGGCTGTGAGAAGCTTTTTGTAGGAGAACATGTTGGAAGACAAGATGGTGAGGTGTGGTGTGAAAGCTAACTGagaaaatcattaaaaaaaattcaattgtaAATTGAGATGAAACTTCCCAACTTGCAGTTTTGTAGGTCTTCGGCCAAGTCCACACGTACCTTCCAACAGCCTCACATGGAACTTCCTTAGTTTTCTCATTTACTCTATCTCATCGAAAAGTGACTTCAAGGAACCCTAACCTCTTTTAGACATTTTAGCATGTAAAATGTATaggctttttatccaaaataatCCCGACATTgacatatttttttactttagtCCTAAAGATTTAAAATCACTAGAAGTGATCGTCAATAATTTAGGTTCTTTTGTGAGAAATATATGTTAAAttaagagtatttttgtcaaatcaacccaTCTACTGAATTgatgatttcttcaatttaacggAGGTTTTTAACTAAATGATGAACGGTAAACAATTTCAATGAGTGATGAGTTATGACAATCTCAATgacaattttaattaaaaaactatacatatatatatatatatatatttaaatgacAACCTGCTGATATAAACCTGGCTAGTCTTGTAGAATAGAAAGTAGCATGAATACTACAAATTGGATGAACACAACTATCCGATAACTATAAAACTTGTCAGCAAACCATAATTTTTCATATGAAAAATGCCTACAAATTCGTAAGAGTTTTGGTTTCATGATGCAAGCCCTTACCCGAACAAAAGAGTAgaacgaaaaacaaaatcataagaTGCTATCACCTCTTCCTTTTCCGATTTCCTGATGTGAGACTATCTTTGTTGAATCCCCTCAAATCATTAGTCGTTTCAGCCACATTCTGCTTCTTGGAACCTTTCCTTCCTCCATATCCAAACTTGGAATCCTTGATTTCTCTCTTCTTCGGTTTCTTCCCAGCCGGCTTCCCACCTTGTCTTGCTTTCCCTCCGGACCGATCTCCTGGAGCCACAAATGGCCTCTTCTTACTTGACCTCTCGAATGGTTTCCCATCCTCGAAGGCCAAATCCAACTCGCTGCCTTTGTCACCCCCGGCAAACCCACTTTGCTGCCTCTGCTTCCTCCACTTCTTCACAGATTCTATGTCCTCCTTTTTCTGCTTAGCTCTCTCTTTCAACTTCTGAGCCTGAATCTCCTTGGATAGTTTCTTGGACTCCCTAGCTTTCCTTCTCTCATCCGCTTCCtcgatcttcttcttctctaccAAAAGCCGGCTCTTCACTCTCTCCATATGGGAATCTGACTTCACCATCTCTGCATAGTAGTCCTCAGGCCTCAGAAACGGAAGCCCCATTGACTGAAGCTTCTCAAATGCCTTCCTCGTTCCCTCTAAAGCCTGTGTGTAGAAGGCAAGCTCACGAGTCAGGTCATCATTCACGTCCACCTTTTGTTCTTGATCAATGTCAACAGCAAGTTTGTGCACCCATCCTGCATTCTCCGGCCAGCTTATATCTCCAAGTTTATCCATGATACCGTCTCTGTTGTATACAGCCTTCTTCGACGGCTCATCCAGCTTCACATCCCCCTCCTCTTCAGAGTCTTCCTCCGATTCTGACCCGGACCCAACCTCTTCGAAATCATCCTCTTCCATCGAATCCTCATTAAACAACCGGGACTCTTTATTGGACACACCCATTTCGTAAACCTATTAAAAGGAAATACAAATCCCACATACTAATGAGCAAAATGTACAAAAAACCGATCAACGGattccaaaaaacaaataaaatttcctcaAAACATCATATATCTTAATCTGAATAAACACAGAAGCATTCCAAATACCAATATACTTCCATTATTTACAGCTAAACTCTTGTCAAATTCTAAATATCCAAAATATCGCGCTACAATCTACGAACAACATATTCAAACCCTAGAAACATACCGTTGGGATTtcaggaaaattaaaaaaactaaaacaaaaacaaaaaatgggaTATCTTTTTCTTACCCaaattttctcggcaaccaaacagaaaacggGAAAAAGAAGAACTCAAAACTCAGAACCCAGATAATAATACAGCTAAATCGGAAGAGTATGATAGTATAGAGCTCAAATCAGTTTACTTTAAGATTGAAATTTGGGAGGCTGAGTACGAAAATTTACCTTTCCTCTGTGGCCTCTAAAACCTCGATAAAACCCTACTTCTTCCAATAGGTTGGTCGACGCAGAGAAGGAGGTTTTAGGACCTGCCTTATAGGGCTTAAGCTTTGGGCCCATCAAACAATTTGGGCTCATAATTGGTGGGCTTGGGCCTGTGAATTTCAGTTTTATCCAAAGTTCTAAAATACTCTAGACGCTAGTCGGGCAATATACTGGAGTCTAGTGCCTAGGCGGTTAGGCAGGCGTCTAGgcagactaggcggatttaagtaaatttattatatttcgtatatataattgtctgtttatacttaaaatatatataatttcatcataaactacaaactagaatgatatatattatgaagtattagaacataatgaaaacataaagaacaaacatataatatgtgttcatttaagtatacAACAAGTTCCTAATAAtttattgtaaaaaataaaatacaaaatgaaagttatttattttctgtctaagtgagtcgcgaGCTAGGCGGACACCTCAGCAGGTCTAAGcttcctttcttaatttttaaacatcTAAGCATTAATCGAGATGATAACCAACCGTCTAACACCTAAATAAGACCTAAATGGtaaaaaagaatttttaaaaCAGTAGTTTTACTTTTACCTGCACGACTTTTCTGCAACCATAAAACAAGCACTAGAAAAACTGGCCACTGTTTAACAAATCTGGGTGCGCCCCCGACAATAAGAACCTCGAAATACCAAACTTACCCTTCCTTTTCAACAGAACCAATGCCCAATTCAATTCCTTGGGCAAGGGGCAGCGAGGAACCGCATATTCCACTTCAATGTGCCACTCCGGGCCCACGGAGGCCAAGCGGACACCCCGTGATCGGCAAGAAAAGCAATCACGACCGTTGACATCATCGCACTTTCTAGAAGCTCAACGGCAGAGATTTCGTTGCCCGTGCTTCTCGCCCGCTTGGTCCCGcctgtatatatattttccaCAACTCCTCTGTCAGTTTCCCACATAAGCCTTCGGTAAATACAGAGAGTGAAAAAGCGGACTGAGAGAAAAATGGCAACGATCAAGCTTGTTAAAGCCCGTCAAATCTTCGACAGCCGTGGGAATCCCACCGTCGAAGTAAGTTCCGTTCAATCCCAGCCGTCccatattttcaaattttcatttcattttactATCtccgtttttgtttttgtacgGTTTTCCCGGCCTTACTGTCtgtttggtttctgagaaaatGCGAGAAACTCCGGGAAAATAAAGAAACTCCAATCAGAAATGTTGGATTTCTGAGTGACCGAacatgtttgtgtttttttaggTTGATGTCACGCTGTCGGATGGAACCTACGCAAGAGCTGCTGTTCCAAGTGGGGCTTCCACAGGTAAAAAAACATAGTTGTTTGTTTTAATCTCTATGATTTCGATCAAGCATACATACGAACATATGTATTTGTCTCTATTTATTTTCGGATTGTTGctgaatttatgtttttatgtaCGTCTGTAGATTTTATTTATCCtgaaagtacaaataaatatttaaaagaaataaaaaataaaaagcgcCCGAGGCCGAGCGCTTTCCTCTCGAGAGCAATTCCAGTGTGTAAGGGCTCCTCATGGCAATTTACAATTGAATCccttttaatgaatagtaattacCTTTAATGAACCGAAATTGTTTTTGCATCTTTACTTCTAAATTGAATAGGCATGGTAATAtgttataaaatattagtattttttattttataaaatagtaaaaaataatttaaatttaaatttaaatttcgaataagatttttaactgATCTCGTCATACCATATGttattatccgaaaatacaatttttgtaaatagattttgataatatttttaatcaattgcGTTGCGCAATATGTTCTTACCTATTTAGAATCGTTGAAAATATTCACATGTGGTGTAAGGTTAGAGAAAATGGTgtgtatttataaaaataaaaaatggatttTTAATGAATCAGACACGTGGCCCACCCaaacatttctaattttttttctttttcaaaattttttttaaagccgATAAAACTGGATCGTTGATCTGAAAATCAAACGGTCCAAACTCACCGTAACTGAGTGGGGTTGACACGCGGGCTCTATTGTCTGAAAATATGCCCAAGACACGCCTCCACGCGCGTGTGTTGCCCATGGTCCTGGtgcataaaaaatttataacgtGGCTGGCATCATGCTGATGTCAGCCTTGCATCATTCGCCACTCGGGCCGTGGACTCCTGCCTGCCCTCTCCCACAAGCTCCCTCTTAATCCAATTGCCCGAATGGGCTGGAGCTAGTTTGGGAGAGGATTGGATTGCAAATGGAACCTGTCCACAGAGCAAAAGAGCACACTGGAAGTGCTCTGAGGAAGAGGAAGCGTGGTGTTCCACGGGAGAGGATTTAATGGTGGCGTGGTTTGCATTTGAACTTATTTTCATGCATTGCGATTAAGCTGTGAAGTACGTTGAATTTGAACCTATTTTCATGCATTGCGATTAGCGTGGTTTGCATTATAGTTCTTTTCGATGATGTTCGATTGTTTGGTTATTTTAAAGGTATCTATGAAGCCCTTGAACTGAGAGATGGCGGATCGGATTATCTTGGAAAAGGTGTCCTCAAGGTATGATGGTTGTTATTCGCTAACGGATTTTGATTATGCGATTTCTTAAAAATGTTACCTCTGTATCGCTTTGATTTCGGTTTTAAAATGGAGAAAAAGTTGGTTGGCAATATTGATCTCTGTGTTGGTTAGGCTGTGGAGAATGTGAATTCGATCATTGGACCAGCTTTGATTGGAAAGGACCCAACAGAGCAGACCAAAATCGACAATTATATGGTACAGCAACTCGATGGAACTGTCAACGAATGGGGTTGGTGCAAACAGAAGCTCGGAGCAAATGCTATACTGGCGGTGTCTCTAGCTGTTTGCAAAGCCGGTGCCCTTGTGAACAAGATCCCTCTTTACAAGGTTTGCTTCTCGGGAGAGTAGTGCCCCGCCATTTTATTTCGCTAAAGGCGCTTATGAGGTTTTCTCTTAAGATTGCGTTTGCTTTACACTTTGCAGCATATAGCCAATCTTGCTGGAAACAAGACCTTGGTGCTGCCCGTACCTGCATTTAATGTCATTAACGGAGGTTCTCATGCAGGCAATAAACTAGCAATGCAGGTTAATATTTATCTGTTAGTATTTTTGTCGAGAAATTAGGACCTCTTGCAATTGTTATTCTTACCGTTTCTTCTATGACAGGAATTTATGATCCTCCCTGTCGGAGCATCTTCTTTCAAGGAAGCTATGAAGATGGGTGTTGAAGTATATCATCACCTGAAGGTATTGCCATTATCTTTTGCGGCCTTTGGATAATAGATGACCGCCTGTTCAGGCTTTTTAAAGTTTCCACTTGGTTTTGCCTGCAGGCTGTAATTAAGAAGAAGTATGGACAAGATGCCACAAATGTTGGGGACGAAGGTGGCTTTGCCCCCAATATTCAGGTCTGTATGCACATAAAATATTCACAAGACGAGATTAATTTAAGTGGCTTTGTGTTATGTTTGGTTTGGAAGCAGCGTTTTTTATTGTTCCAATGCTTGTATTCTTTTGATGTTTCGTTAATAGGAAAACAAAGAGGGTCTTGAACTGCTAAAGACAGCCATAGCTAAAGCTGGATATACTGGAAAGGTTGTCATTGGGATGGATGTTGCTGCCTCGGAATTCTACGATGACAAGGATAAGACCTATGACTTGAACTTCAAGGAAGAggtaattaaattagaatacgTCTGGCTACATATGGATATGTATACGAAGTTAATGGGTTTATGGCTAGATGGCTGAACCGCGTAGTTTTATCTGCTGCAGAAAAATGATGGATCACAAAAGATATCTGGAGACAGTCTGAAGAATGTTTACAAGTCATTTGTTACTGAGTATCCAATTGTGTCAATTGAAGATCCGTTTGACCAGGATGATTGGGAACACTATGCAAAGATGACTGCTGAAATTGGTGAGCAAGTCCAAATTGTCGGCGATGATCTTCTCGTCACAAATCCAAAGGCAAGCAGATGTTACTATTATTACTGTTATGTATCAAATTATGTGATGAATGTTAGAAAATATGTCTTGACGTTTCTTTATTCATTATGCCGCTGCAGCGAGTGGAGAAAGCAATCAATGAGAAGAGCTGCAATGCCCTTCTTTTGAAGGTAGTACTCCCTGCCCCTTTCGAGTGGCGCTAATGCTGCCGCTCTGTATACTGTCCGAATTGTTACAGTTTACTGATTCCTGTGGATAATTAGTGAGTAGTAATGGCACTCTGTATTTTTATGTTTGTGTAGGTGAATCAAATTGGTTCAGTTACTGAAAGTATTGAAGCTGTGAAAATGTCAAAGCGTGCTGGCTGGGGTGTCATGGCAAGTCACCGAAGGTATCCCATCTTCACTGTTTTCGTTTCCCATTTCACGCACACACCACGCATCATCTTTTgctaattttgtttgtttatttaattttccagTGGTGAAACTGAGGATACTTTCATTGCCGACCTTTCTGTTGGGCTGTCAACGGTAAGTGTTGGGGTCTTACCTTGATGCTATTACTTTCATTGCTTGTTGATGCA is a window from the Pyrus communis chromosome 16, drPyrComm1.1, whole genome shotgun sequence genome containing:
- the LOC137720976 gene encoding probable rRNA-processing protein EBP2 homolog; protein product: MGVSNKESRLFNEDSMEEDDFEEVGSGSESEEDSEEEGDVKLDEPSKKAVYNRDGIMDKLGDISWPENAGWVHKLAVDIDQEQKVDVNDDLTRELAFYTQALEGTRKAFEKLQSMGLPFLRPEDYYAEMVKSDSHMERVKSRLLVEKKKIEEADERRKARESKKLSKEIQAQKLKERAKQKKEDIESVKKWRKQRQQSGFAGGDKGSELDLAFEDGKPFERSSKKRPFVAPGDRSGGKARQGGKPAGKKPKKREIKDSKFGYGGRKGSKKQNVAETTNDLRGFNKDSLTSGNRKRKR
- the LOC137720141 gene encoding enolase — its product is MATIKLVKARQIFDSRGNPTVEVDVTLSDGTYARAAVPSGASTGIYEALELRDGGSDYLGKGVLKAVENVNSIIGPALIGKDPTEQTKIDNYMVQQLDGTVNEWGWCKQKLGANAILAVSLAVCKAGALVNKIPLYKHIANLAGNKTLVLPVPAFNVINGGSHAGNKLAMQEFMILPVGASSFKEAMKMGVEVYHHLKAVIKKKYGQDATNVGDEGGFAPNIQENKEGLELLKTAIAKAGYTGKVVIGMDVAASEFYDDKDKTYDLNFKEEKNDGSQKISGDSLKNVYKSFVTEYPIVSIEDPFDQDDWEHYAKMTAEIGEQVQIVGDDLLVTNPKRVEKAINEKSCNALLLKVNQIGSVTESIEAVKMSKRAGWGVMASHRSGETEDTFIADLSVGLSTGQIKTGAPCRSERLAKYNQLLRIEEELGSAAVYAGAKFRVPVEPY